In the Corythoichthys intestinalis isolate RoL2023-P3 chromosome 12, ASM3026506v1, whole genome shotgun sequence genome, one interval contains:
- the actr3 gene encoding actin-related protein 3 → MAGRLPACVVDCGTGYTKLGYAGNTEPQFIVPSCIAIKESAKVGDQAQRRMMKGVDDLDFYIGDEAIDKPTYSTKWPIRHGIVEDWDLMERFMEQIIFKYLRAEPEDHYFLLTEPPLNTPENREYTAEIMFESFNVPGLYIAVQAVLALAASWTSRQVGERTLTGTVIDSGDGVTHVIPVAEGYVIGSCIKHIPIAGRDITYFTQQLLREREVGIPPEQSLETAKAVKERFSYVCPDLVKEFNKYDTDGSKWIKQYTGINTINKKEFTIDVGYERFLGPEIFFHPEFANPDFTQPISEVVDEVIQNCPIDVRRPLYKNIVLSGGSTMFRDFGRRLQRDLKRTVDARLKMSEELSGGKLKPKPIDVQVITHHMQRYAVWFGGSMLASTPEFYQVCHTKKDYEEIGPSICRHNPVFGVMS, encoded by the exons ATGGCTGGACGGCTACCGGCGTGTGTTGTGGACTGCGGTACAGG TTACACTAAACTGGGGTATGCAGGGAACACAGAGCCTCAGTTCATCGTTCCATCAT GTATTGCAATCAAAGAGTCAGCTAAGGTTGGAGATCAAGCTCAACGGAGAATGATGAAGGGGGTAGATGACTTGGATTTCTACATTGGAGATGAAGCCATAGACAAGCCCACATATTCGACAAAG TGGCCAATCCGTCATGGGATTGTAGAAGACTGGGACTTAATGGAGCGCTTCATGGAACAAATCATCTTCAAGTACCTGAGGGCCGAACCTGAAGACCACTACTTCTTACTG ACAGAACCACCTCTGAACACACCAGAAAACAGAGAATACACAGCAGAGATCATGTTTGAATCCTTCAATGTACCAGGGCTGTACATTGCTGTACAG GCCGTGCTTGCGCTCGCAGCTTCCTGGACATCCAGACAAGTTGGTGAGAGGACATTAACAGGCACTGTTATTGACAGTGGTGACGGTGTAACTCATGTCATCCCTGTG GCTGAAGGTTACGTGATTGGCAGCTGTATAAAGCACATTCCCATCGCAGGACGAGACATTACTTATTTCACCCAGCAGCTTCTAAGAGAAAGGGAAGTGGGCATCCCACCAGAGCAATCGCTGGAGACAGCCAAGGCCGTCAAG GAACGGTTCAGCTACGTGTGCCCAGATCTTGTCAAAGAATTTAATAAGTATGACACGGATGGCTCCAAGTGGATTAAGCAATACACAGGCATCAACACTATCAACAAGAAAGAGTTCACTATTGACGTGGGATACGAACGGTTTTTGGGACCTGAGATCTTCTTTCACCCAGag TTTGCCAACCCAGACTTCACTCAACCCATCTCTGAAGTTGTTGACGAAGTCATCCAGAATTGTCCTATTGATGTCAGGCGTCCTCTCTATAAG AACATTGTTCTGTCTGGAGGGTCCACCATGTTCAGGGACTTTGGCCGCCGTCTGCAGAGAGATCTCAAGAGGACAGTTGATGCCAGGCTGAAGATGAGCGAGGAACTGAGTGGAGGCAAACTTAAG CCCAAACCCATTGATGTCCAAGTTATCACTCATCATATGCAAAGATATGCTGTCTGGTTTGGAGGATCAATGTTGGCATCAACT cctgagtTCTACCAGGTTTGCCACACCAAAAAGGACTACGAAGAGATTGGGCCGAGCATCTGTCGCCACAATCCTGTGTTTGGAGTCATGTCTTAA